One segment of Variovorax sp. V93 DNA contains the following:
- a CDS encoding zinc-dependent alcohol dehydrogenase family protein, giving the protein MKALVYQGPGLKSLQDRPKPEIQAPGDAVVKILKTTICGTDLHILKGDVPTCTPGRILGHEGVGVIEAVGAGVTAFHPGDHVLISCISSCGKCEYCRRGMYSHCTSGGWILGNTIDGTQAEYVRIPHADTSLYPIPPGADEEALVMLSDILPTGFECGVLNGKVAPGSAVAIVGAGPIGLATLLTARFYSPAQIILIDLDDGRLEVARRFGATHTINSTDGKAAEAVLALTGGRGVDVSIEAVGIPATFVLCQDIVAPGGTIANIGVHGHPAELHLERLWSQNIAITTRLVDTVSTPMLLKTVQSHKVDPGQLITHRFTLDQVLDAYDTFGRAAETHALKVIIEA; this is encoded by the coding sequence ATGAAAGCACTCGTGTACCAAGGCCCCGGCCTCAAATCCCTCCAAGACCGGCCCAAGCCGGAGATCCAGGCGCCCGGCGATGCGGTCGTGAAGATCCTCAAGACGACCATCTGCGGCACCGACCTGCACATCCTCAAGGGCGACGTGCCGACCTGCACGCCGGGCCGCATCCTCGGGCACGAAGGGGTGGGCGTCATCGAGGCCGTCGGCGCCGGCGTGACGGCCTTCCATCCGGGCGACCACGTGCTGATCTCGTGCATCTCGTCGTGCGGCAAGTGCGAGTACTGCCGCCGCGGCATGTATTCGCACTGCACCAGCGGCGGCTGGATCCTGGGCAACACCATCGACGGCACGCAGGCCGAATACGTGCGCATCCCGCATGCGGACACCAGCCTCTATCCCATTCCACCGGGCGCGGACGAGGAGGCGCTGGTGATGCTGAGCGACATCCTGCCGACCGGCTTCGAGTGCGGCGTGCTCAACGGCAAGGTTGCCCCCGGCAGCGCGGTGGCCATCGTGGGCGCCGGGCCGATCGGCCTGGCCACGCTGCTCACGGCCCGGTTCTATTCGCCGGCGCAGATCATCCTGATCGACCTGGACGACGGGCGGCTCGAAGTCGCGCGCCGCTTCGGCGCGACGCACACCATCAACAGCACCGACGGCAAGGCGGCCGAGGCGGTGCTCGCGCTGACCGGTGGCCGCGGCGTGGACGTGTCGATCGAGGCGGTCGGCATACCGGCCACCTTCGTGCTGTGCCAGGACATCGTGGCGCCCGGCGGCACCATCGCGAACATCGGCGTGCACGGCCACCCGGCCGAACTCCACCTGGAACGGCTGTGGTCGCAGAACATCGCGATCACCACGCGGCTGGTCGACACGGTCTCGACGCCGATGCTGCTGAAGACAGTGCAGTCCCACAAGGTGGACCCGGGCCAGCTGATCACCCACCGGTTCACGCTGGACCAGGTCCTCGATGCCTACGACACCTTCGGGCGCGCCGCCGAGACGCATGCGCTCAAGGTGATCATCGAGGCTTAG
- a CDS encoding universal stress protein, with product MFGKVLLAYDGTEAADLAFARALQVAQEAHVPLHVVAVAWSPEVETHASLDKARDECWACLNLLRSKAAAARVGLELEVVEGNCADQIVAVADRLEADLIVIGHRHRTLVQRMSEMSLAKRIVDHAHCSVLVAR from the coding sequence ATGTTCGGCAAAGTCCTTCTGGCGTACGACGGAACCGAGGCCGCCGATCTGGCTTTCGCACGCGCCCTCCAGGTCGCGCAGGAGGCCCATGTCCCACTGCATGTCGTGGCCGTGGCATGGTCTCCGGAGGTGGAGACGCACGCGTCACTCGACAAGGCTCGAGATGAATGCTGGGCCTGCCTGAACCTGCTGCGCAGCAAGGCGGCGGCAGCCCGGGTCGGCCTCGAACTCGAGGTCGTCGAGGGCAACTGCGCCGATCAGATCGTCGCGGTTGCAGATCGCCTGGAGGCCGACCTGATCGTCATCGGCCACCGCCATCGCACGCTGGTGCAACGCATGTCGGAGATGTCGCTTGCCAAGCGGATCGTCGATCATGCCCATTGCTCGGTGCTGGTCGCGAGATGA
- a CDS encoding DUF190 domain-containing protein, translating into MQGIYLKFYVQENRRHHGILAYEWLLEEARKVGIPGGSAFRAIAGFGRHGKLHEEHFFELAGDLSVEVGFALSEQDAKSFLDHLDGEDLKLFYIKVPLAMGVVGGTP; encoded by the coding sequence ATGCAAGGCATCTACCTCAAGTTCTATGTCCAGGAGAACCGCCGCCACCACGGCATCCTCGCCTACGAGTGGCTCCTCGAGGAAGCCAGGAAGGTGGGAATCCCGGGTGGCTCGGCCTTTCGGGCGATCGCGGGCTTCGGCCGCCACGGCAAACTGCATGAAGAGCATTTCTTCGAACTCGCCGGCGACCTGTCGGTGGAAGTCGGCTTCGCGCTCAGCGAGCAGGATGCGAAGAGCTTCCTCGACCATCTGGATGGCGAGGATCTCAAACTCTTCTACATCAAGGTCCCGCTGGCGATGGGGGTGGTCGGGGGCACGCCATGA
- the crcB gene encoding fluoride efflux transporter CrcB encodes MSGFSFLAVFGGAGCGALLRWWLGGWLNPVFPTVPLGTLAANLIGGLLVGVASAFFTHNGGLAPEWRLLIVTGFLGGLTTFSTFSAEVVTLIGRQEHWWALGAASVHLAGSLVLTGIGILIANALFVRA; translated from the coding sequence ATGAGCGGCTTCTCATTCCTTGCGGTCTTCGGCGGTGCCGGTTGCGGCGCCTTGCTGCGCTGGTGGCTGGGCGGATGGCTCAACCCCGTGTTCCCCACGGTGCCGCTGGGAACCCTGGCCGCCAACCTCATCGGGGGTCTGCTGGTCGGCGTGGCCAGCGCCTTCTTCACGCACAACGGCGGCCTCGCGCCCGAATGGCGGCTGCTGATCGTCACCGGCTTCCTGGGCGGCCTGACAACGTTCTCCACCTTCTCGGCCGAGGTCGTGACGCTGATCGGCCGGCAGGAGCACTGGTGGGCCCTGGGCGCGGCGAGCGTGCACCTCGCCGGCTCGCTGGTCCTGACCGGGATCGGCATCCTGATTGCCAACGCCCTGTTCGTCAGGGCCTAG
- the ppsA gene encoding phosphoenolpyruvate synthase produces the protein MIPQASYIRWFSELGADDVPTVGGKNASLGEMYRALTPHGVHVPNGFAITADAYRRTLELAGALPRLREALAGLDVKDVDDLARRAQIAREIIYAATLPEALANEIRAAYAQLRAEYGADMTVAVRSSATAEDLPGASFAGQHETFLNISGEARLLDAVRLCFASLFKDRAIAYRVDNGFDHFQILQSVCVMQMVRSDRAASGVMFTLDTDSGFRDVVFITGAYGLGENVVQGTVDPDEFYVFKPTLKLGHRTVLRRKLGGKDVRMVYSKGAGRESTCNLQTSQEDRARYCIGDADVLALADAAVAIEDHYSRRAGCPTPMDIEWAKDGLDGRIYIVQARPETVASRKPLNRVDEYHLLAPASPLVTGRAVGSAIASGKARVVADVLALGQFRPGEVLVADTTMPDWGTVMKIASAVVTNRGGRTCHAAIVARELGIPAVVGCDSATARIRTGDEITVSCAEGAEGRVYAGSLPFEKSSVEFSTLGRPQTHLMVNLGNPDSAFQTALLPNDGVGLARMEFIVAEHIKVHPMALVHPEKIDDPAVRAEIARLTHSYAQPADYFVRELSEGVGMIAAAFHPKPVIVRMSDFKTNEYASLLGGSGFEPKEENPMIGFRGASRYTHPAYAEGFALECAAMKRVREDMGLVNVRLMIPFCRRVQEAERVLEAMAAHGLRRGDNGLEIYVMCEIPNNVIQIDAFAKLFDGFSIGSNDLTQLVLGVDRDSRIVAFDFDERDDGVKAMIQQTIEGARRNGRHVGICGQAPSDYPEVAAYLVELGIDAMSVTPDTLLKITRDVLAVEQRLQRAPRRPTEGEGATP, from the coding sequence ATGATCCCGCAGGCGAGCTACATACGCTGGTTCTCCGAACTCGGTGCCGATGACGTGCCGACCGTGGGCGGCAAGAATGCCTCGCTCGGCGAGATGTACCGCGCACTGACGCCGCACGGCGTGCACGTGCCCAACGGATTCGCCATCACCGCGGACGCGTACCGGCGAACCCTGGAGCTCGCCGGCGCGCTGCCGCGCCTGCGGGAGGCCTTGGCCGGCCTCGACGTGAAGGACGTCGACGACCTCGCCCGCCGGGCGCAGATTGCGCGCGAAATCATCTACGCTGCCACGCTTCCCGAAGCGCTGGCGAACGAGATCCGCGCGGCCTATGCGCAGTTGCGCGCGGAGTACGGTGCCGACATGACCGTGGCCGTGCGCAGCTCCGCCACCGCGGAGGACCTCCCGGGGGCCAGCTTCGCGGGACAGCACGAGACCTTCCTCAACATCTCCGGGGAGGCCCGGCTGCTGGACGCCGTGCGGCTGTGCTTTGCAAGCCTGTTCAAGGACCGCGCGATCGCCTACCGCGTCGACAACGGCTTCGACCACTTCCAGATTCTCCAGTCGGTGTGCGTGATGCAGATGGTGCGCTCCGACCGCGCCGCCAGCGGCGTCATGTTCACGCTCGACACCGACAGCGGATTCCGCGACGTCGTCTTCATCACCGGCGCCTATGGCCTGGGCGAGAACGTCGTCCAGGGGACGGTGGATCCCGACGAGTTCTACGTCTTCAAGCCCACCCTGAAACTGGGCCACCGGACGGTGCTGCGGCGCAAGCTCGGCGGCAAGGACGTGCGGATGGTGTATTCCAAGGGCGCCGGCCGCGAGTCCACCTGCAACCTGCAGACCTCGCAGGAAGACCGGGCACGCTACTGCATCGGCGATGCCGACGTGCTGGCGCTCGCCGACGCGGCGGTCGCGATCGAAGACCACTACAGCCGGCGCGCGGGCTGTCCGACGCCGATGGACATCGAATGGGCCAAGGACGGTCTCGATGGCCGCATCTACATCGTGCAGGCCCGGCCCGAGACCGTGGCGTCGCGCAAGCCCCTGAACCGCGTCGACGAATACCACCTGCTTGCGCCGGCATCGCCCCTGGTCACCGGCCGTGCCGTGGGCTCGGCGATCGCATCGGGCAAGGCGCGGGTCGTCGCCGACGTGCTGGCGCTCGGCCAGTTCCGGCCGGGCGAAGTGCTGGTGGCCGATACCACGATGCCCGACTGGGGCACCGTGATGAAGATCGCATCCGCGGTTGTCACGAACCGCGGCGGGCGCACCTGCCACGCGGCCATCGTGGCCCGCGAGCTGGGCATTCCCGCCGTCGTCGGCTGCGACAGCGCGACCGCCAGGATCCGCACGGGCGACGAGATCACCGTGTCCTGCGCCGAAGGCGCCGAGGGACGCGTCTACGCAGGCAGCCTGCCCTTCGAGAAGTCCAGCGTGGAGTTCTCCACGCTCGGGCGGCCGCAGACCCACCTGATGGTCAACCTGGGCAACCCCGACAGCGCTTTCCAGACGGCACTGTTGCCCAACGACGGCGTGGGCCTCGCGCGGATGGAGTTCATCGTGGCCGAGCACATCAAGGTGCATCCCATGGCGCTGGTGCACCCCGAGAAGATCGACGATCCCGCGGTGCGCGCCGAGATCGCACGCCTGACGCACTCGTACGCGCAGCCGGCCGACTACTTCGTGCGCGAACTGTCGGAAGGCGTGGGCATGATCGCGGCGGCCTTCCATCCGAAGCCGGTGATCGTGCGCATGTCCGACTTCAAGACCAACGAGTACGCCAGCCTGCTCGGCGGCAGCGGGTTCGAGCCGAAGGAAGAGAACCCGATGATCGGATTCCGCGGCGCCTCGCGCTACACCCATCCGGCCTACGCGGAAGGCTTCGCGCTCGAATGCGCGGCCATGAAGCGGGTGCGCGAGGACATGGGCCTCGTGAACGTCAGGCTCATGATCCCGTTCTGCCGCCGCGTCCAGGAGGCCGAGCGCGTGCTCGAGGCCATGGCCGCCCATGGGCTGCGGCGCGGCGACAACGGGCTCGAGATCTACGTCATGTGCGAGATCCCGAACAACGTGATCCAGATCGACGCTTTCGCGAAGCTCTTCGACGGATTCTCGATCGGCTCGAACGACCTGACGCAGCTCGTGCTGGGCGTGGACCGCGACTCGCGCATCGTGGCCTTCGACTTCGACGAGCGCGACGATGGCGTCAAGGCCATGATCCAGCAGACGATCGAAGGCGCGCGGCGCAACGGGCGCCACGTGGGCATCTGCGGCCAGGCGCCTTCGGACTATCCCGAGGTGGCCGCGTACCTGGTCGAGCTCGGCATCGATGCCATGAGCGTGACGCCGGACACGCTGCTCAAGATCACGCGCGACGTCCTCGCCGTCGAACAGCGGCTGCAACGGGCGCCGCGCCGGCCGACAGAAGGAGAAGGAGCAACGCCATGA
- a CDS encoding cyclic nucleotide-binding/CBS domain-containing protein gives MMKTPISSLMQQPVCNAGMDDSVAQIETLLAARRLTWLPVLEPARGEVVGVISASDLVGFHAQGRDAAATRAWQMCSYKPIVVDADTPVGLVAALMVERGIHHVVVTQGGGIVGVVSSLDFVRTFAAPGQAPGAERAGTAGG, from the coding sequence ATGATGAAGACGCCCATTTCTTCCTTGATGCAGCAGCCGGTGTGCAACGCCGGCATGGACGACAGCGTGGCGCAGATCGAGACCCTGCTCGCGGCCAGGCGGCTGACGTGGCTGCCGGTGCTGGAACCGGCCCGGGGCGAGGTGGTGGGCGTCATCAGCGCCTCGGATCTCGTGGGCTTTCACGCGCAAGGACGCGATGCGGCCGCGACGCGCGCCTGGCAGATGTGCTCCTACAAGCCGATCGTCGTCGACGCGGACACGCCCGTCGGCCTGGTGGCGGCGCTCATGGTCGAGCGCGGCATCCATCATGTGGTGGTGACCCAGGGAGGCGGGATTGTCGGCGTGGTGTCGTCGCTGGACTTCGTGCGGACCTTCGCAGCGCCGGGCCAGGCGCCCGGTGCGGAGCGCGCAGGCACTGCGGGGGGTTGA
- a CDS encoding phosphoribosyltransferase, with protein MDELFEDRANAGRRLAKALRAMKLQDPVVFALPRGGVPVAAEVARALRAPLGLLLVRKIGAPGQPEVAVAAVAEGPQPIVEVRHDILRLAGASPDYVQGELPRHLEEIERRRRLYLQGRPSPPVQGRTAVLVDDGIATGTTVRAALRSLRGRHPSRIVLAVPVAPADELADLRSEVDDLVCLLTPEPFVAVGAYYRHFDQTTDAQVVALMARQR; from the coding sequence ATGGACGAGCTTTTCGAAGACCGTGCGAACGCCGGGCGCCGCCTGGCCAAGGCGCTGCGCGCGATGAAGCTGCAGGACCCGGTCGTGTTCGCCCTGCCTCGCGGCGGAGTGCCCGTGGCGGCGGAGGTCGCGCGCGCGCTGCGTGCGCCGCTCGGCCTGCTGCTGGTGCGCAAGATCGGCGCGCCCGGACAGCCCGAGGTCGCCGTGGCCGCGGTGGCCGAAGGCCCGCAGCCGATCGTCGAAGTCCGCCATGACATCCTGCGCCTGGCCGGCGCGTCGCCCGACTACGTACAGGGCGAGCTGCCGCGTCATCTCGAGGAAATCGAACGCAGGCGGCGGCTCTATCTCCAGGGGCGTCCGTCGCCGCCGGTGCAAGGTCGAACGGCGGTCCTGGTCGATGATGGCATCGCAACCGGCACCACCGTTCGCGCCGCGCTGCGAAGCCTGCGCGGCCGCCACCCCTCGCGCATCGTGCTCGCCGTGCCGGTCGCGCCGGCGGACGAGCTCGCGGACCTGCGCTCCGAGGTGGACGATCTGGTGTGCCTTCTGACCCCGGAACCCTTCGTCGCCGTGGGGGCGTACTACCGCCATTTCGACCAGACCACCGACGCGCAGGTGGTCGCCCTGATGGCCAGGCAGCGCTGA
- a CDS encoding NAD(P)H-dependent oxidoreductase, producing MVSMPPVSLRVAPRQGIAAAPPAPPRAGLILRKPRRPSGAEDAPILRFGASSMENGMSRRILVLQGHPDASGAHFGHALADAYAQAAQEAGHEVRVVRIAELEFPLLRSKATWESEELPPVLRPAQDAIGWAEHLALFFPLWLGGMPAFTKGFLEQVLRPGFALARPGEGGIGAKLLKGRSARIVVTMGMPALVYRWYFRAHSLKALERSILGFAGMAPIHETLVGQVEGMSDAQRGKWLRRLAALGRGGG from the coding sequence ATGGTTTCCATGCCCCCAGTGTCGTTGCGGGTGGCGCCGCGTCAAGGCATCGCAGCCGCCCCGCCGGCCCCGCCCCGGGCAGGCTTGATCTTGCGCAAGCCACGAAGGCCCTCCGGCGCGGAGGATGCGCCGATCCTGCGCTTCGGCGCATCTTCGATGGAGAACGGCATGTCCAGAAGAATCCTCGTGCTGCAAGGCCATCCCGATGCGTCGGGCGCGCACTTCGGCCATGCGCTGGCCGACGCCTATGCGCAGGCCGCGCAGGAGGCCGGCCACGAAGTCCGGGTCGTCCGGATCGCGGAGCTGGAGTTTCCGTTGCTGCGCAGCAAGGCGACGTGGGAGTCCGAAGAATTGCCGCCGGTGCTGAGGCCGGCGCAGGATGCCATCGGGTGGGCCGAGCACCTGGCGCTGTTCTTTCCGCTGTGGCTGGGCGGCATGCCCGCCTTCACGAAGGGCTTTCTCGAACAGGTGCTGCGTCCGGGGTTTGCGCTCGCGAGGCCCGGGGAAGGCGGCATCGGGGCCAAGCTTCTCAAGGGGCGCTCGGCGCGCATCGTCGTGACCATGGGAATGCCGGCGCTCGTCTATCGCTGGTACTTCCGCGCGCACAGCCTGAAGGCCTTGGAGCGGAGCATCCTCGGCTTCGCGGGCATGGCCCCGATCCACGAAACGCTGGTCGGGCAGGTCGAAGGCATGAGCGATGCGCAGCGCGGGAAATGGCTGCGCAGGCTCGCTGCCCTGGGACGCGGCGGCGGGTGA
- a CDS encoding DUF4010 domain-containing protein, translated as METIDLSAAIVGLAVALGIGLMVGIERERRKGDGDRRAAAGLRTFAIAALAGALAQLLPIAGLAPIGAALVALLAVVSHWKSRSRDPGMTTEIALFATYLIGVLSVVTPPLGAACGTGLALLLAARRRLHRFATELLSEQELHDGILLAALTLIALPLIPSRPIEMLGGINPRPLAAMVLLIMAIQAAGQAATRWLGVRGGMLGAGFASGFVSSTATVASFGSRARRQPSHARLLASGAALSGVATWLLALTMSAALSPHAALALLPVALAGAAGAAAIGLLPLLSPRPADRIDVPVSRRSALRPRAALAVALALALVALLVSAAQRRFGDTGLQLGIALAALVDAHAPVASLASLHAAGALSTEHFVRGVLVAVGANTLTRCAVAAVSGGKAYALRLSAALITGLAFACLASAWPALR; from the coding sequence ATGGAAACCATCGACCTGTCGGCTGCGATCGTCGGCCTGGCCGTGGCGCTGGGCATCGGCCTCATGGTCGGCATCGAGCGCGAGCGCCGCAAGGGCGACGGCGATCGCCGCGCGGCCGCCGGCTTGCGCACCTTCGCCATCGCGGCGCTGGCCGGCGCCCTCGCGCAGCTGCTGCCCATTGCGGGCCTGGCCCCCATCGGGGCGGCGCTGGTCGCCCTGCTTGCGGTCGTGTCGCACTGGAAGAGCCGTTCGCGCGATCCGGGGATGACCACCGAGATTGCCCTGTTCGCGACCTATCTCATCGGGGTCCTGTCCGTCGTCACGCCGCCGCTGGGCGCCGCCTGCGGGACCGGCCTGGCGCTGCTGCTGGCGGCGCGCCGCCGGCTGCACCGCTTCGCCACCGAACTGCTCAGCGAGCAGGAGCTGCACGACGGCATTCTGCTGGCCGCGCTCACGCTGATTGCGCTGCCGTTGATTCCCTCCCGGCCCATCGAGATGCTCGGCGGCATCAACCCCCGGCCGCTGGCCGCGATGGTCCTGCTGATCATGGCGATCCAGGCCGCGGGCCAGGCGGCCACGCGCTGGCTCGGCGTGCGCGGCGGCATGCTGGGCGCGGGCTTCGCATCCGGGTTCGTGTCGAGCACGGCCACCGTGGCGTCGTTCGGCAGCCGCGCGCGCCGGCAGCCGTCCCACGCCCGCCTGCTGGCAAGCGGTGCCGCCCTGTCGGGGGTCGCCACCTGGCTGCTGGCGTTGACGATGAGTGCCGCGCTCTCGCCGCACGCCGCGCTCGCGCTGCTGCCGGTGGCGCTGGCCGGCGCGGCCGGCGCAGCGGCCATCGGCCTGCTGCCGCTCCTGTCTCCCAGGCCCGCGGATCGAATAGACGTTCCCGTCAGCCGCCGCAGCGCGCTACGCCCGCGTGCAGCGCTCGCCGTTGCGCTGGCGCTGGCGCTCGTCGCACTGCTGGTCAGCGCGGCGCAGCGGCGCTTCGGCGACACCGGACTGCAGCTCGGTATCGCACTTGCGGCCCTGGTCGACGCGCATGCGCCCGTGGCCTCGCTGGCCTCGTTGCACGCAGCCGGCGCGCTGTCCACGGAGCACTTCGTGCGAGGCGTGCTCGTGGCGGTCGGGGCCAACACGCTGACGCGCTGTGCGGTGGCGGCGGTGTCAGGCGGCAAGGCCTATGCGCTGCGCCTGTCGGCCGCGCTGATCACCGGCCTCGCCTTTGCATGTCTTGCCTCGGCCTGGCCCGCGCTCCGATGA
- a CDS encoding ABC transporter permease has protein sequence MKLPSLSHVLRLGIKELWSLLRDPTMLVLIGYSFTAAIYIAATAMPESLHHAAIAIVDEDGSPLSARIVSAFYPPHFKTPALISLAEVDAAMDSGRQTFVLDIPPGFQADVLAGRSPAAQLNVDATRMSQAFTGSAYIQQMVAAEVGEFVQRFRGDAAMPVELALRMRFNPNLEEAWFGSLSELINNVTMLSVILTGAALIREREHGTIEHLLVMPVTPAEIMLAKVWSMGLVVMVAVGIALAVVVRGALHVPVEGSVALFMAATSLHLFATTSMGIFMATVARSMPQFGMLVVLVLVPLDMLSGGSTPRESMPLFVQNVMLAAPTTHFVSAGQAILFRGAGIGVVWPQFAMLAAFGCVMFAAALARFRKAIGLMA, from the coding sequence ATGAAACTGCCATCGCTTTCCCATGTCCTGCGGCTCGGCATCAAGGAACTCTGGAGCCTGCTGCGCGACCCCACGATGCTGGTGCTGATCGGCTATTCCTTCACCGCGGCCATCTACATCGCCGCCACGGCCATGCCCGAGAGCCTGCACCATGCGGCCATCGCCATCGTCGACGAGGACGGATCGCCGCTCTCGGCGCGCATCGTCTCGGCCTTCTATCCGCCCCATTTCAAGACGCCTGCGCTGATTTCGCTGGCCGAGGTGGACGCGGCGATGGACAGCGGCCGGCAGACCTTCGTGCTGGACATTCCGCCGGGATTCCAGGCCGACGTGCTGGCCGGCCGCTCGCCGGCGGCGCAGCTGAACGTGGACGCCACGCGCATGAGCCAGGCGTTCACCGGCAGCGCCTACATCCAGCAGATGGTGGCCGCGGAGGTCGGGGAGTTCGTGCAGCGCTTTCGCGGCGATGCGGCGATGCCGGTGGAGCTCGCCCTGCGCATGCGGTTCAACCCGAACCTCGAGGAGGCCTGGTTCGGCTCGCTGTCCGAGCTCATCAACAACGTGACCATGCTTTCCGTCATCCTCACCGGCGCCGCCCTGATCCGGGAGCGCGAGCACGGGACCATCGAGCACCTGCTGGTCATGCCCGTCACGCCGGCCGAGATCATGCTGGCCAAGGTGTGGTCGATGGGGCTGGTGGTCATGGTGGCGGTGGGCATCGCCCTGGCGGTGGTCGTTCGCGGTGCGCTGCACGTGCCCGTCGAAGGCTCGGTCGCGCTGTTCATGGCGGCCACGTCGCTGCATCTGTTCGCAACCACCTCCATGGGGATCTTCATGGCCACGGTGGCCAGGTCGATGCCCCAGTTCGGCATGCTGGTGGTGCTGGTCCTGGTGCCGCTGGATATGCTCTCCGGCGGCAGCACGCCGCGCGAGAGCATGCCGCTGTTCGTCCAGAACGTGATGCTGGCGGCCCCGACGACGCATTTTGTGTCGGCGGGCCAGGCCATCCTGTTCCGCGGTGCGGGCATTGGCGTCGTGTGGCCGCAGTTCGCGATGCTCGCGGCCTTCGGCTGCGTGATGTTCGCAGCCGCGCTGGCGCGGTTCCGCAAGGCCATCGGCCTCATGGCCTGA